The genomic stretch AATGGGTCCCTGAAGTCAAACACTTTTGTCCAAATGTACCGATTATATTAGTGGCGAACAAGAAAGACCTGCGCAATGATGAAAACGTAAAGAACGAGCTGTCCCGGTTGAAGCTGGAGCCCGTGAAAGCAGAGGATGGCCGGGCCATGGCTATGCGCATTGGTGCATATGCATATTTGGAGTGCTCTGCCAAAACCAAGGAAGGGATCTGGGAGGTATTCGAAACTGCAACACGGGCAGCCTTACAAAAACGGAAAACACCATCAGAAAGTTGTCTTAAATGCTGTGTTTTGATGTGAATCGACGCTATCTGGAGAACCTTGACGCGCAGATACGCTTCCGCCGCTGGGATCTGTGTCTGAACATGCAGGCCTACGGGCAGTGACCATGGCTTGAATACCCTCTTGTAATCAGACAACCTTGGTTATACTGAAACAAATGACTGCAAACAAGTTATTTTGAACACATTCGGGGATCATCTGGTTACTGCATGTTCTTTGTGCATCACATGATCCCAGTCCGGCCGGTGgagggacaaaaacaaatatggaaGTGGACGCCTTATTCCCTAATTTTTCCAACGTGGACATGTCCTTTCCAAAGGCCTGCTTTCGAGCCGAGGTTTAAAGTGCTCACTTTTTGTGTTTCGAGGTGTTTGCATACAGGCATCGCCTTACTGCCAAAGTTACAATAAGCGAAGCAGTACAAAAATTGCACTCGTTATTTATGTCCACTTTGTATTTACAATTCAATGACTGTATTTAGTTTGTGAAACTGCACAGCATCTGCACTACAATTCACAGAAAGCTTTGATAGAAGTTTGAGTCAGTACAAGGATGCCCATGGTGGTCGGTAGTGTAGCCTGTTTCTTCTGATGTTTTACGCCATTTTCAATAAAGACAGCCCATGTTTAcggtaaaaaaaatcacttgtcTCAGGTTTGTTAGTTGGAGCCTCAACCAAAAAGTATATTTTCGACTTCGCAATAATAAATGCGTAGtttaatagttaaaaaaaaatgtaacaggtCCAATTGAAGATCCAAGAGGCTATAGTCTTACATTGTTAGTTACATTGTTGTTTTCAAGacttgtgtatatatacacaagcCTTGAAAAGGGCTAACAATGTAACCATAACCTAAGTATTTGGGTTTTCCTGGTGGCTACAATGAATCGATTTGGGAGGACATTAATGGATTATAAATCAATTACAgaaaagtcacacaaacacattgtagCTTGTACAAAGTACAGCCAgcaaagaaggggggggggggggcatttgaACCATACAAAGTAGGTAAAACAGATCCCACCATGTTTCTGAACTCTGAAGTCTATGTCCTGTCTCTCCTGTAGGCTGGCATATTTCAGATGTCTCAACACTTACAAGacctgtttgacattttgtgttaaGCTACAGCTTCATTTCCAGGTATGGTGGTAGCATTGCCAAGAGAAGATTGAGCATTTTTTAGATGGTTTAGTGCTTTACTCAGTGAAACAcgttttcattgtattttttttttttagaaaatgttatcAAAAGAAGAGCAGGCTATGTCAGAGCTTAATGagcaagaaacacacacatatgtgatCATGGGATAGTGTGACAATTCAAATGTGATGGAATTGTATATTATTAAAACCACAGTCTTATAATAATTAAACTAGGCAAAAAAGTAAGTGTTCAGTAGATGTTAAAGTTTGTTTACAGCACTACAACTGATTTAGGaacaaaaacatcttaatgtcttcccatagaccgttaaacgGTCTATGTGTCTTCCTTTATGACTGCATGAACCTCACATTTATTTGGAGCTTTAAAGTTAGCAACATAAGACAATGTTTTTGAGTTTATTTGTCATACTTGTTTAGAAATTTAGCTCAAGTCTGATCTCACTAGAAATGTTACGTTTCCCTTACAGATGGTGGGAGTTATTGTTCAAATGACAGCTATGGTTATCAATTACAGACAGTGTTGCAACACTGGGAATTCAGGGTAAAACCCTGGTGGATTTACTATGCACTTTATTATCTTTGCTTTAAACATGTAATTTTTCTATGGTTCAGTAAACGATAGTAACCATAGTGAAGATGAATCAGAGTTTAAAAAGAGTATCTTATATAAATCCAGCCAGAGACACAATGATGTAAAAGTCACATTCCTCCGTGGCTTCTGTTGCTGGGCTTTTTTCTGACTTACAGGACAGGAATGCATTGTGCTGGACTGGTTAATTTTCCCACACTGGCCCCCCTCATGTGCCTCATTTCCAAGGATGTTAGGTTATTATTCACTGATCAGACAaagcagagcatgtttttctttaattttcttgttggagaagaaaaatgctgaaaatgtgcCAAACATGTTTGTAAGAGTGTGTCAAATTATGGCCACATTAATGCAATAACATAATTTTGTTTGAATGGAACAAtgaaatttggaaaaaacaattcAGAATGTGAGGGAACGAGTGGTACTGTTTAGgaaaagccaataaaaaaaatcaatttgtgTCACCATCTCTACTTTTCCATTATTTCGCCTCATTTgatcacattaaaaacaaatgcttttgtCCGGTTGCAGCTGGAGTTACTTCCAATATACTTATTGATAATAAAATGAACTTGTCATATTTTGTGAATTACATAATctatttttgcatttgtgcttttttatgtttttggtagGATAGATTCCCCATAAcgtaaatacatgttttatgatCAGTGGCGAAGTACAGTTCATAGGTCGTTATACTTTATGATATTTTATActaaatgttgtactttttacccCACACAATGGATCTAAAAGCTATAGTTGGTAGACACTTGGCTGATTATTATATTGATAACAAAACATATGAGCTTAAAACTCATGCATGGTTATAGAATTAACTACTTAGCTTGTGAAGTAAATCAGAACAGCTCCATCCCAGCAAACTACATTAAATACTGcatcatttattttgctttagatattttacacacatttagcTCATAATACTTTTACATAAGTAAGATTTTAAAAGCAATTGCAATTCTGTATTGGTGCAGTGTTGTATCACTACTTTTGCCCaagtgaaggatctgaataccACTGCACACTGTATGATTATTACACATCATAACCATCATTGGATCAAATAATTAATGTATTTCAAAGGGTGAGTGCATCTTAgggtttagttttttaaattattgttaacTGTCAAACTGCCAAACTGACTCACCTATTCTGTTTGCTTTATGataagagactttttttttgtcttagaAGCTATTTGTGTCTGCTAAATTTAGACCCCTAGGCTAAAAATGGGCATTTAACAGCAGTGTATAATGAGCTTATGGTGTATGTGTTtagtgtatgttgttttttaaaatattgaataacTATATATTTTTGAGTTTGAGGGAAACAACTTTGACTCAAACTGAAGTGCTACATGTCAGGAAAATACCAACATTTTTATTGGGA from Etheostoma cragini isolate CJK2018 chromosome 18, CSU_Ecrag_1.0, whole genome shotgun sequence encodes the following:
- the LOC117961576 gene encoding rho-related GTP-binding protein RhoB-like — translated: MADIRKKLVVVGDGAGGKTCLLIVFSKDEFPEVYVPTVFETYVADIEVENKQVQLALWDTAGQEDYDRLRPLSYPDTDVILMCFSVDSPDSLENIPEKWVPEVKHFCPNVPIILVANKKDLRNDENVKNELSRLKLEPVKAEDGRAMAMRIGAYAYLECSAKTKEGIWEVFETATRAALQKRKTPSESCLKCCVLM